The sequence GCTCCATGCGCATCTCCGCCGAAATCCGCAAGTCGTAGGGTTCGTCGGCATCCGATCGTCGATCTTCCTGAGTGCCGCCGGAGTCCCGCTTCAAGCCTCGGTCGCCTTGTTGCGTTCGCTTGACTCGCATTTCGATATGCTTATAGTCAACGGCTTATTTTGAAGGACGGGCCGCTTTTGCGCGGCGGTTATCGGTTCCGAGTTATGGGTTATCAGGCTATTCCCCGATAACCGACAGCTAACAACTAAAAACCGGAGCTGCACTGCAGCTCCTCTAAAGGAGTTAATTCATGAATAAAATGACGATCCAAGACCTGGATGTTCAGGGCAAGCGTGTGCTGATGCGCGTTGATTTCAATGTGCCGGTGAAAGATGGCGTGGTTGGCGACGACACCCGTATCGTCGCGGCTCTGCCTTCCATTAATTATGTGCTGGAAAACGGCGGTTCGCTCATCCTGATGAGCCACTGCGGACGTCCGAAAGGCGAAAAGAACATGGAGTTCACCCTCAAGCCGGCGGCCGACCGCCTGGCCGAGCTGGTTGACGCCAAGGTTACGCTTGCCCCCGACGTGATCGGCGACGAAGTCAAAGCCCTGGTTGAAGCGTTGCCGGCCGGCGAAATCCTCGTGCTCGAAAACGTTCGCTTCTACAAGGAGGAAGAGGGCAAGGGTTGCACGGCCGAAGAGCAGGAGGCTTTTGCCAAGGAGCTCGCTTCCTACGGCGACGTTTATGTTTCCGACGCCTTCGGCACGGCGCACCGCGCGCATGCCTCCATGGCCGTCGTCACCAAATACATCGACCAGTGCGCCGCCGGGTTCCTGCTCTCCAAGGAAATCGAATATCTCGGCAAAACCCTCGAAGCCCCGGAAAAGCCGTTCGTGGCCATTATTGGCGGCGCCAAGATTTCCGGCAAGATCGATGTGGTCATCAACCTGATGGACAAGTGCGACAAGATTCTCATCGGCGGCGGCATGGCCTACACGTTCTACAAGGCGATGGGCAAGCAAATCGGTGGATCGCTGGTGGAAGACGATAAGGTCGAGCTCGCGGCGCAGATCCTCAAGCAGGCCGAAGAGAAGGGGGTTGAACTGCTCCTTCCGATCGATAACACGGTGGCCGACGCGTTCTCCGCCGAGGCCAACGTCAAGGTGGTCGGCGACTCGATCGAAGACGGCTGGATGGCCCTGGACATCGGCCCGAAAACCATCGAGCTCTACTGCGATGCCGTTGCCAATGCCAAGACCGTGGTTTGGAACGGCCCGATGGGCTGCTTCGAAATGGCGCCGTTCGCGGCGGGAACCTTCTCCGTTTGCGAAGCCGTTGCGAAGTCCGACAGCATCAGCATCATCGGTGGTGGCGACAGCGTTGCCGCGGTCAACCTGTCCGGCGTTGCGGATCAGATGAGCCACGTTTCCACCGGCGGTGGCGCTTCCCTCGAATTCATGGAAGGCAAGCAGCTCCCCGGCATCGTTGCCCTGACCGATAAATAACCGGTCCTTGCAACGGCAATAAAAAATGCGCCATCCCCGAGGGGAGGCGCATTTTTTTTTGGGGGCGTTTCCGTTTATATCCGTTCGATAACAAACGTTCCTGAATAGGCGTCAGGAGGGAATTGCGATAGGGTCGAATAGTCAAAGGTTCCGGCAATGCTGGTGCTCGCGCCGTTTACCGTGGCAATCATCGCGTATTCTTCGTCGTTAGCTGTGAGGGTAATGTCGAGGAACGAGCCGGCGAACAGGAGATAGATTTCGAAGTTTCCGCTGCGGTAGTTGGCGCCATTCTCGAATTCGGAGGAGTTTTGCCATGGGAGCTCAAGCTCGATGGGATCTTGGACGGTTCCCGATTCGGTAGTAAAAGTGAGGCGCCATGCATAGGTAGGGACTGTTGACTCCTCTCCACCACCGTTATCGCCATCGTCGTCGCCGCATCCAATAAGCAATAGGGCGCTGCAGGCGGTTGCCGCGGCCAGAACGCCCCGACGGGCCAAATTTTTCCATTCAAATTCCGTTTTCATATTTTTTTCTCCATCCACCGGGGTGTCCCCTGGATTCTTTTCAAACAAATAAGGCAGTCATACTAGCCATGATTCGGGGTAAAGCAATGCACTTTTGCGCGGAGTTTTGGCTTTGCACCATCAAGACCGTATAGACCGGCCTGCCTGGGTTTCGTTCAAAATGCGTGGGATGCCGGATCTTGGTCGATCCCTTCCTTGCCTTTCATGAAAAAAGCCCGCACTCCGGGGAGGGCGGGCTTTCTGCAATCCAGTAGGGGGGGATTAGAAGCGGTAGGTAACTTTTCCGCTGATGATGTTTTCCTGATAGTCTTTCGAGAAGAGGCCGTCGTAGTCGATTTCGAACTTGGTGTTCTGGTATTTCCAGTTCCACACGTCGAAGCCGAGGCCGAGGCGCATCAGGTCTTCTTCGCGCGAGCGAACGCCGAGCGTGACCGGGGTGCCATAGATGGTGGCATCGAAATCCTCTTGGTCGGCATTGAACTCGTGCAGCCAGTGGGCGCGGACTTCGGGAATGAAGGCCAGCCCCTGGTTCAGCCAATCCAACTGATGGAAGGTGGAGAGGTTTACACCGAGGGAGGAGAGGGCGGACCAGGAACCATAGGCTTCGTAGGTTGCCTCGTCCTGGGTGTTGCCGTCGGCGTCTTCGTACTGGTAGATCGCACCCGAACGCTTGAACTCTTCCTGGCCATACATTGAGGTGAGCAGGGAGGCTTCCGGGGTGAGGGAAATCTTTTCAGCAATGTCGAAGGTCATGCCGCCGCCAACATAGGCGCTAAACAGTCCCGAGTTGAAGGTGGGGGTCCCGTCGGTAAGGATGCCGGAGATGCTGCTGCTTTCCTCGGTTTTGGACGATCCCAGCGTCAGGGCCATGTCGACGTAGAAAGATTCGCCACCGACGGTGGAGTAGATCGAGCCGTGGAAGTTCTTGACGTCGGCGTTGTAGGACTCCGCATCGATATCCGAGCGGGAATAGCCGCCGGCAAAACCGAGCAACAGGTTGCCGAAGTTTTTATCGATGCCGATCACCGTGCCGAACGTGGCCATTTCGTAGGCGGAGAAGTTCTCGGAGGCATCGCGGTCGCCTTTGGATCCATAGGCGCGAATCCAACCCTGCCAGGTGCGCTGGTCGTCGGTCTTCGGGCCGGCCACGCCAGTGGGCTGGGCCGGGGAGGTGAACTTGGGCGTGGTGGAGGCGAATCCGTTCATGGAGCGGAATTCGGTGTTGCGCGCCGCAATTTGGTGGTTCATCTGCTGCGCGTTCTGGAACGCCGCTTCGGTCGCATCCGGAATCTGGGCAATCGAGTAGCGAATGGCCGTGGAGCCGGTATCGGCACCCAGGGCATTCAGGGCATAGAAGTCGGTGTTTGCCAAATTCGTGATGGCATTGTCGATTTTGCCGATAATGACGCTGAGCTCTTCCAGTTCGCTGCCAACGGATTTGTAGCCATATTCAACCACGAGGCCGTTGTTGGTTTTTGCCGCCGTGGTTTGGGTCAGCCAGCCAAAGTCGGTGGAGACATACTGTTGGAGATCGTTGGTGGAAGCCAGTACGTTTCCGGTGGAGATTTGCACGTCGCCCATGTATTCGGCGGCGATGCCGGTGGCCTGGATCTTAGCGGTCGTGTTGGAGAGCACCAGGTTGCCGGTCAGCGATCCGCCTTGGAGGGTGGAAACGCCGTTGGTGTCGAAGACGGGAACCATGCGCATGTAGATCCGGGAGTTGTCGCCCATTTCGATGTTGCCCGCAGTGGACTCGACCGTTCCGTATCCGGCATCCAGCAC is a genomic window of Pontiella desulfatans containing:
- a CDS encoding phosphoglycerate kinase, coding for MNKMTIQDLDVQGKRVLMRVDFNVPVKDGVVGDDTRIVAALPSINYVLENGGSLILMSHCGRPKGEKNMEFTLKPAADRLAELVDAKVTLAPDVIGDEVKALVEALPAGEILVLENVRFYKEEEGKGCTAEEQEAFAKELASYGDVYVSDAFGTAHRAHASMAVVTKYIDQCAAGFLLSKEIEYLGKTLEAPEKPFVAIIGGAKISGKIDVVINLMDKCDKILIGGGMAYTFYKAMGKQIGGSLVEDDKVELAAQILKQAEEKGVELLLPIDNTVADAFSAEANVKVVGDSIEDGWMALDIGPKTIELYCDAVANAKTVVWNGPMGCFEMAPFAAGTFSVCEAVAKSDSISIIGGGDSVAAVNLSGVADQMSHVSTGGGASLEFMEGKQLPGIVALTDK